The Candidatus Woesearchaeota archaeon DNA window CCTCCAAAAAACACATAAAAACAAAAAAGAACAACTAAGTATATAAATCTTATTCAAAAAAAGACCAAACAAATAAAAAATAATTAAAGAAAAAAAAATTAATTAGCAGAAGATTCACTCACATCAGAAACAACAGGCTTATCAACCTTAACCTTATCATCTTTCTTACTAACTTTTTTAGACTCAACAACCTTCTTAACCTTAACTCTCTTAACTCTAGGCTCAGGCTTCTTAGACTTAGGCTCAAAAAAACCCAAACCAAGATCAGAAAAAACCTTCTTAACCTCATCCCTAGAAGCACCCTTCTTAACCTTAACAACCTTATCTAAAGGCTCCAAATGAAGAATATTACACTTCTTACGACGAGTCTCACCATCAATCAAAACATAATTACCATCAAGGACATCAACAACAACACAAGTCTTATTAGCATCCCTACCAGCAATTTTCAAACATAATCTACCAATTTCCATCATTTTTACTTCCTCCGAACCTTAGAAAACAATTAAGCGTCACCACCTAATCAAAGGTTCACAATTCTTTACTTCTAGCTCTCTTCTTTAACTCTTGCCTACCAGCTTTAGAAGAAAGGACTCCTCCAAAAGGTCTCTGAGGTCTCTTCTCAGTCTTAGCCAAATTCCTCATCTTAACAGGCAACTCTCTAGGAACACCCTTAAGCTTCTCACCAGTAACAGGACAACTACCAACTTTAGGCTTTCTCCTATCATAAACAGTCTTAGTCCCATTAATAGTCCTAACTTGCCTCCTAGCAAAAGTTCTTGATTTAGTTTTACTTTGCGTCATAAAAAAACAGAAAAGATTAACCATTTATAAATCTTATTCAAAAAAATAACCAAAAAAAACAAAGAATAATAAAACATAACAAAACAACAAAAAAATAAAAGAAAACACTTATAAATAAACTTGCTTTTTCTCCTCTAATAACAAACACATTTTTTAATCATTTAAAAAATAAACAAAAATACTCTGAAAAACAACAAAAAATAACCAAAAAAGGTGCGCCGATGACCCAAAACGAAAAAAATCACGAAAACAATGAAGAAAAACCAATCGCAGACAAAATAATAAACCAAGTCATAGAAGACGAAATGAAAAACGCGTACCTAGATTATTCTATGTCAGTAATAGTAGGAAGAGCACTACCAGACGTAAGAGACGGACTAAAAC harbors:
- a CDS encoding 50S ribosomal protein L34e, with protein sequence MTQSKTKSRTFARRQVRTINGTKTVYDRRKPKVGSCPVTGEKLKGVPRELPVKMRNLAKTEKRPQRPFGGVLSSKAGRQELKKRARSKEL
- a CDS encoding 50S ribosomal protein L14e codes for the protein MMEIGRLCLKIAGRDANKTCVVVDVLDGNYVLIDGETRRKKCNILHLEPLDKVVKVKKGASRDEVKKVFSDLGLGFFEPKSKKPEPRVKRVKVKKVVESKKVSKKDDKVKVDKPVVSDVSESSAN